Proteins from a genomic interval of Rosa chinensis cultivar Old Blush chromosome 2, RchiOBHm-V2, whole genome shotgun sequence:
- the LOC112185923 gene encoding pseudo histidine-containing phosphotransfer protein 6, which produces MLGLGVDRLRADMNRLLAMLFHQGVLDEQFLQLQQLQDESSPNFVSEVVNIYFQESEKLLRNLRALLMDREFSDYKKMGIHLNQFIGSSSSIGAKRLRNVCVAFRAASEQHNRAGCLRALELLEHDYCYLKNKLHELFQIEQQRVLAAGVRYPIQQIN; this is translated from the exons ATGTTGGGGTTGGGTGTTGATCGGTTGCGAGCCGATATGAATCGGTTGCTCGCAATGCTCTTTCATCAG GGAGTATTGGATGAGCAATTCTTGCAACTGCAGCAGCTTCAAGACGAGAGCTCCCCAAACTTTGTTTCTGAAGTTGTCAACATCTACTTCCAAGAGTCGGAGAAGCTCTTGAGAAATCTCAGAGCGCTTCT GATGGATAGGGAGTTCTCAGACTACAAGAAAATGGGAATCCATTTGAATCAGTTCATCGGAAGCAGCTCAAGCATTGGTGCCAAGAGACTCAGAAACGTCTGCGTTGCTTTTCGAGCCGCTTCTGAACAACATAACCGTGCTGG GTGCTTGAGAGCTTTAGAGCTGCTGGAACATGACTATTGCTACCTTAAGAATAAACTGCACGAGTTATTCCAG ATAGAGCAGCAACGAGTGTTGGCAGCTGGGGTTCGGTACCCAATACAGCAGATCAATTAA